One Desertifilum tharense IPPAS B-1220 genomic window, CGCCATTGTTTCTCTTAGCTTAATGCTGGTCTACTCTCCCCCACTTTTGGGAGTTGCTTTATTAATTGCAGCGCTGATGACGCTTTCGACTTGGATATTACTGCCAAAGTTGAAGCAAAATATCGGCTTGTGGTTAATTTTAGCTGCCGAGAATACTTCTTTATTAGTCGAAACGTTCAAAGGCATGATTATTCTCAAAGCCAAAAATGCTGCCCCTCAGTTTTGGGAAGAGTTTCAAGTTCGCTATGGACGCCAAGCCCGCTTAAGTTTTCGTCAAAATCAAATGGCGATTATTAATAATGTTTTTTCCGGCTTTTTCAGTTTGTCAGGAGAAACGATTCTGATTTGGATGGGTAGCTTTTTAGTCTTAGAACAGCAATTAACGGTGGGTCAGCTATTGGCTCTAAATGCGCTGAATCGTAATTTCTTTACATTTATTGTAACCACCATTAGCTTAGTCAATCAATTAACCTTTACGCGCTCGGCGGTTGAACGATTCATGGATGTGGTTGACTCGCTCCCAGAAGTCCCCGACTCTACGGTTAAGCCTTTTGTGAAAATTCCCGAACATGCAGATATTGTTTGCGATCGCCTTAATTTTTACCATGCTGGTAGAGTAGAACTTTTAGAAGATTTTTCGGTAACTTTACCCGGCGGTCAAGTTATTGCTTTAATTGGTAAATCAGGTTGTGGTAAAAGTACATTAGCTAAAATCATTGCAGGTTTATATTTTCCTCAGTCAGGTAATATTCGGATTGATTGTTATAATTTACAAGACCTGGCTTTAGAGTGCGTTCGAGAACAAGTTGTGATTGTTCCTCAAGATTCGCATTTTTGGACGCGCTCAATTATTGATAATCTACGATTAGGCAATCCTCAAATTAGTTTTGAACAAGTAGTTAAAGCTTGCTTAATTTCTCAAGCCGATTGTTTTATCCAAACCCTTCCCGATAAGTATCAGACTATTTTAGGCGAATTTGGTGCCAATCTTTCAGGAGGACAGCGCCAACGCCTAGCCATCGCCAGAGGTATTGTTACAGATCCGCCTATCCTAATTTTAGATGAAGCAACCGCCAACCTCGACCCCATTAGCGAGGCTGAAGTTTTAGAGAATTTGCTCGGACATCGACAGGGAAAAACAACCATTTTAATTAGCCATCGCCCCAAGGTTATTAGCCGAGCAGATTGGATTATTTTTCTAGAGGAAGGACGTATTCAATGTCAAGGAACTTTAGCAGATTTACGCGAACGCTCTGGAAGTCATTTAAGTTTTATTATCTCCTAATCTGATTTAATCCTTAGTATAATCTTGGAATAAATTGGGCGCTTTAGTCGTCTATTTTTGCTTGTAAAAAAATAACAAACACCTGAAAAGCAATCGCACTACAGAGGTATAAATTCAAAGCTAGATATCAGCGATATCTGATTAGTAAATAGAATGATAATCATTCCCAAAAAATGATAGCGTATGTTTATGGCAAAACGCCATGTTAACTTTTCGACCCAAATGGGGGTGTAAATGTTTAACCTCGATATCATCCGAGCTTGGAAGGATGAAAACTACCGCGATAGCTTAACCGAAGCGCAACGATCTCAACTTCCGGAAAATCCCGCAGGTTTGATCGAACTGACAGATGAAGATATGTCATCTGTATCGGGTGGCTGTTGCTGTGGCAGTAGTGCTTGTAGCTCGTTGGTTCATCACATGGGCGTTGAAGAATCTTCTACTCTTGCCTAAAGAAAGTAGAATGATTAGAAAAGAGCGATTGTCTTCTTTAACGAATTAGATGTGTAGGAGTCAATCTATCTTTTTCTATTTATAGCTAACCTCAATCAAGGGTGAGCTTCCCTCGCCGTCAATCCTTCTCCCTACGGCGACGGAAGTTAGAGAAGGTTCAGCTTTGATTGAAGTGAACTAGAATATTGACCTAGGAAATTGCTTAATTTTCTAGGTCAATTCAAGATATTATTGCCCAGCAGTTGCGATTGTGAATAATTCTTCTGATTCTTTTCTAAATACAGCCAGTGCGGATGAATTTTTACCTCCTATTAGTCCTTGGATAACCCTAGGAGGCATTTTGCAAATTGTAGCGGTTGGTGGAGCTTTCCTTCTGTGCGCCGCAGTCAAATATAATGTCATTGTTAGAGTCCCTGCGGTTGTCCGACCCATAGGAGAAGTTCGTCTCGTCCAAGCTGCAACAGATGGTCGAATCGAGCAAATTCAGGTAGCTGAGAATCAAGAAGTTCTGTCTGGAGAATTAATCGCCACGTTG contains:
- a CDS encoding peptidase domain-containing ABC transporter, with product MKYPVVLQHNDQDCGAACLATIAKYYGRVFSLSRVREAAGTGVMGTTLLNLRQGAKVLGFDARGVKVPMELIEKNVVRLPGIIHWKGVHWVVLYGRKGRKYAIADPGYGIRYISSQELQQHWPNGVMLLLEPRRLLEIPADDRDRVSGLQRFFERFWSYPSILAEALLLNFILGAFAIAAPLLIQVLTDDILIRQDTRLLQTAAIAVLLMHWVGSSLKWVQLNLVAHFAQRLQLDLILEFGRTILGLPLTYYESHLSGEVASRLRDIEQINQIISQVAILLPSQFFVAIVSLSLMLVYSPPLLGVALLIAALMTLSTWILLPKLKQNIGLWLILAAENTSLLVETFKGMIILKAKNAAPQFWEEFQVRYGRQARLSFRQNQMAIINNVFSGFFSLSGETILIWMGSFLVLEQQLTVGQLLALNALNRNFFTFIVTTISLVNQLTFTRSAVERFMDVVDSLPEVPDSTVKPFVKIPEHADIVCDRLNFYHAGRVELLEDFSVTLPGGQVIALIGKSGCGKSTLAKIIAGLYFPQSGNIRIDCYNLQDLALECVREQVVIVPQDSHFWTRSIIDNLRLGNPQISFEQVVKACLISQADCFIQTLPDKYQTILGEFGANLSGGQRQRLAIARGIVTDPPILILDEATANLDPISEAEVLENLLGHRQGKTTILISHRPKVISRADWIIFLEEGRIQCQGTLADLRERSGSHLSFIIS
- a CDS encoding mersacidin/lichenicidin family type 2 lantibiotic, whose translation is MFNLDIIRAWKDENYRDSLTEAQRSQLPENPAGLIELTDEDMSSVSGGCCCGSSACSSLVHHMGVEESSTLA